One Nicotiana sylvestris chromosome 12, ASM39365v2, whole genome shotgun sequence genomic window carries:
- the LOC138882656 gene encoding uncharacterized protein encodes MDKYSQQPWKPSATPLPIPKKFKMPDIPKYDGTTDPRDHVTAFTTGLKGNDLTKKEIESVLVKIFGETLTKGELKWYSLLPKNSIDSFAELADSFIKAHSGAQKVEKRIEDIFKIKQGDTKLLREFVDRFQCERMMLSRVPDNWAAMAFASNLNEKNSEATRRLKESLRDFPATTWNDVYNIYNTKLRIKEDTIIQSRKNERVSSR; translated from the coding sequence atggacaaatactcacaacaaccttggaagccaagtgccaCTCCTttaccaattccaaagaaattcaagatgcccgatattccgaaatatgatggaacaactgatccacggGATCACGTAACTGCATTCACAACCGGTTTAAAGGGCAATGACTTGACCAAgaaagaaattgaatcagtattggtcaaaatATTCGGAGAAACACTCACGAAGGGAGAGTTAAAATGGTACTCCCttttacctaaaaattctatagattcttttgctgagcttgcagattcatttatcaaagcacactcgggagctcaaaaagttgaaaagcGAATAGAggacattttcaaaataaaacaaggagatacAAAGCTTCTCAGGGAATTTGTAGACAGATTCCAGTGTGAGAGGATGATGTTGTcacgtgtacctgataactgggcggCTATGGCCTTTGCCAGCAATCTAAATGAAAAAAACTCGGAAGccacgaggagactcaaggaaagtTTACGAGATTTTCCAGCAACAACCTGGAATGATGTCTATAATATATACAACACAAAGTTGCGAATAAAGGAAGATACTATCATTCAGTCTCGAAAAAATGAAAGGGTGAGTTCAAGATGA
- the LOC104237542 gene encoding lysine-specific demethylase JMJ13-like, whose amino-acid sequence MSREAMLEFLKRKRLQRKKPESMNDSTYVSNTMSRSGGDALSSSASCGVRVHVNAGWGTSLNRRDVFSKHKVAKFDTSNLDWTDKIPECPVYYPSKEEFEDPLVYLQKIAPEASKYGICKIVSPIMASVPAGVVLMKEKAGFKFSTRVQPLRLAEWDTDDKVTFFMSGRNYTFRDFEKMANKLFTRRYCSAGCLPPAYMEKEFWHEIACGKTESVEYACDVDGSAFSSSPNDELGKCKWNMKRFSCLPKATLRLLEKAIPGVTEPMLYIGMLFSMFAWHVEDHYLYSINYHHCGAAKTWYGVPGHAALNFEKVVRQHVYNNDILNADGEDGAFDVLLQKTTLFPPNILSEHDVPVYKAVQKPGDFIVTFPRAYHAGFSHGFNCGEAVNFATGDWFPIGSVASRRYALLNRVPLLPHEELLCKEAMLLRMDLELQNQAYSSADLITHHSIKVSFVNLMRFQHRARWCLMRSKAFSGVSSFSHGTILCSICKRDCYVAYLNCNCYSHAMCLRHDPRSLDLPCGSSRTLCLREDFSDIETAARKFDLDDVVLHEIGQYRESDDYSLLLNMFPQAEEEGYVPFCEIKFEWSEETLKTEDWVEQASNASASGIGIVSRVGSPMDQKDCLSANVDVQENANSNLGNSVSVRPSRDISGCESERSVFSPGDDYLKVHEKVAHVSDARTVVDQDSDESDTEIFRVKRRSRTEHGRRSTHDSISVNVEHQGYKRLKKHQTEGRHGPLSSSDCSMADDATHSYNGNSIHSKEALDYPLRDKSARSGTVPISIKSKKGDNASSKQNENKRDENFDYGLGKTVGEPPPIEIGPKRLKVKTLQFLSLEEELNSS is encoded by the exons ATGTCAAGGGAGGCTATGTTGGAGTTTTTGAAGCGAAAAAGGCTTCAACGAAAGAAACCAGAATCTATGAATGATTCGACTTATGTCAGCAATACGATGAGTAGAAGTGGAGGAGATGCCCTAAGCTCTTCAGCTTCATGTGGTGTTAGAGTTCATGTAAATGCAGGGTGGGGGACTTCCTTAAACAGAAGAGATGTTTTCTCAAAGCACAAGGTTGCCAAGTTTGATACGTCTAATCTTGACTGGACTGATAAAATTCCAGAATGTCCAGTTTATTATCCAAGTAAAGAGGAGTTTGAGGATCCGCTGGTTTATCTCCAGAAGATAGCTCCTGAAGCTTCTAAATATG GAATATGCAAGATTGTTTCACCAATCATGGCTTCTGTTCCTGCTGGAGTAGTGTTGATGAAAGAGAAGGCTGGTTTTAAATTTTCAACGAGGGTACAGCCACTTCGTCTAGCTGAATGGGATACAGATGACAAGGTCACATTTTTCATGAGCGGAAG AAACTACACATTTCGTGATTTCGAGAAAATGGCGAACAAGCTCTTTACTCGTAGGTATTGTAGTGCTGGATGCCTTCCTCCTGCTTATATGGAAAAAGAATTTTGGCATGAAATAGCTTGTGGAAAGACTGAGAGTGTTGAATATGCATGCGATGTTGATGGTAGTGCATTTTCATCTTCTCCCAATGATGAACTTGGAAAATGCAAATGGAATATGAAG AGATTTTCTTGCCTACCTAAAGCAACACTTCGACTCCTCGAAAAAGCTATCCCG GGAGTTACTGAACCAATGTTATACATTGGAATGCTATTTAGTATGTTTGCCTGGCATGTTGAAGATCACTACTTGTACAG CATCAATTATCATCATTGCGGGGCAGCAAAAACCTGGTATGGTGTTCCAGGTCATGCAGCGCTCAACTTTGAAAAGGTTGTCCGCCAGCATGTCTATAACAATGATATCTTAAACGCTGATGGGGAGGATGGAGCTTTTGATGTGCTTTTGCAGAAGACAACATTGTTTCCTCCTAACATTTTATCAGAACATGATGTTCCTGTCTATAAAGCTGTTCAAAAGCCTGGGGACTTTATAGTAACTTTTCCAAGAGCATATCATGCTGGATTTAGCCACG GTTTTAACTGTGGCGAGGCTGTAAACTTTGCAACTGGTGATTGGTTCCCAATTGGTTCAGTTGCTAGCCGTCGTTATGCACTGCTGAACAGGGTGCCTCTTCTTCCCCACGAGGAACTTCTCTGCAAAGAAGCAATGCTTTTGCGTATGGATTTGGAACTTCAAAATCAAGCTTATTCCTCTGCAGATTTGATCACCCACCATAGCATTAAAGTTTCTTTTGTAAATTTGATGCGGTTTCAACATCGTGCTAGGTGGTGCCTCATGAGATCAAAAGCATTTTCTGGTGTATCGTCATTTTCACACGGCACTATTCTTTGCAGCATATGCAAGCGTGACTGCTATGTAGCATATCTGAACTGCAACTGTTACTCACATGCAATGTGCCTTCGCCATG ATCCTAGGTCTCTTGATCTACCTTGTGGAAGCAGTAGAACCCTTTGCTTAAGGGAAGATTTTTCGGACATTGAAACTGCAGCAAGGAAGTTTGATCTGGATGATGTTGTTTTGCATGAAATTGGGCAATATAGAGAAAGTGATGACTACAGTCTCCTTTTGAACATGTTTCCACAAGCTGAAGAGGAAGGCTATGTTCCATTTTGTGAAATAAAATTTGAATGGTCTGAGGAAACCTTGAAAACTGAGGACTGGGTTGAACAGGCCTCCAATGCTTCTGCATCTGGTATTGGAATTGTGTCACGTGTTGGTTCTCCCATGGACCAAAAAGATTGCCTTTCTGCTAATGTTGAT GTACAGGAAAATGCTAACTCAAACTTAGGGAATAGTGTATCTGTCAGGCCTTCTAGAGACATTTCTGGATGTGAAAGTGAAAGATCAGTTTTTTCACCTGGTGATGACTATTTAAAGGTTCATGAAAAAGTAGCTCATGTTTCAGATGCTAGAACTGTTGTAGATCAAGACAGTGATGAGTCTGATACAGAAATTTTCAGAGTGAAGAGACGTTCTAGAACAGAACATGGGAGGAGGAGTACACATGATTCAATATCAGTTAATGTTGAGCACCAG GGTTACAAACGATTAAAGAAACATCAAACTGAAGGACGGCATGGGCCATTATCTTCATCAGACTGTTCCATGGCTGATGATGCAACTCATAGTTACAATGGTAATTCAATCCATTCTAAGGAAGCCTTGGATTATCCTTTAAGAGACAAATCGGCCAGAAGTGGTACAGTTCCCATCTCTATTAAGTCCAAGAAAGGGGATAATGCATCGAGCAAGCAAAACGagaataaaagagatgaaaatttcGACTATGGGTTGGGTAAGACTGTGGGGGAACCACCTCCGATAGAGATAGGGCCAAAGAGGCTGAAAGTCAAGACCCTTCAATTTTTAAGTTTGGAGGAAGAATTGAATAGCTCATAA